Proteins from one Ptychodera flava strain L36383 unplaced genomic scaffold, AS_Pfla_20210202 Scaffold_58__1_contigs__length_828623_pilon, whole genome shotgun sequence genomic window:
- the LOC139128546 gene encoding uncharacterized protein gives MLGTDPGGRPDSRECLEIFLKILPGLESFPESPVDSDDIVTSAVCSDTAVNVTENYLADPDRCPVFNPDTSNSALQSKEVTACMKKGIGRPADPECEGNAVRSEEEEKNTEGMHTCSDVPHEIGVQPTSLPDGIGSIHHAAEKKDVLPGLESFPESPMDSDDIVTSAVCSDMVVDVTENNLADPDRCPVFNPDTTNSALQSKEVTACVKKGIGRPADPECEGNAVRSEEEEKNTEGMHTCSDVPHEIGVQPTSLPDGIGSIHHAAEKKDVLPGLESFPESPMDSDDIVTSAVCSDMVADVTENYLADPDHCPVLNPDTSNSALQSKEVTACMKKGIGRPADPECEGNAVRSEEEEKNTEGMHTCSDVPHEIGVQPTSLPDGIGSIHHAAEKKDVLPGLESFPESPMDSDDIVTSAVCSDMVVDVTENNLADPDRCPVFNPDTSNSALQSKEVTACMKKGIGRPADPECDSEKDENGMKVLSSHPSKEGNDSVAKPICPFLPENSVKKSGHHKSLPPQSHTGSPKSDSVTEKSKELRPADPECPNMQSYEVNDTDRLAVMVVHPYDDESDVPSGEPHLLTPMIEDNDGSRADSVAVLSSNNVYMYDNHSIDDHVCSEDDDNSVNDPDYQPSHSESGDTMSDFSESLQDEPSKAMKMRKHATSRSSKHHKQSGPGSHCTIGVKQAKAKTETGKRIWDRKHYCVYCHKEMGNLYRHFIRIHSKETDVAYALSLSNYSERIKQLKKLKYKGNFHHNYMVTKTGRGKVVPFKRPSHSSLKSGTDYLPCKACLGFYSKKAIGKHWRTCQFAKEQKEQTSKVDQRSHRYQKAASYLLPVADSTSRQVKEKVLPSMRQDDVTLAARNDRLIMTFAARSYEQNAHKKKINSFVSERIRTLGRLLIQMRQIDSSIKELDDCIYPAKFNSVIHAVRSLAGFDEEASTYTTPSLGLKSGYYLKDCAQIVLSQAIQCDSKSDEERANRFMELYRLEWERKVSAHAGHTLQARRCNKPNLLPLTEDILKLTNRIDDIMRNTSKNLKEKTLIQGSWASMCKATLAQVILFNRRREGEVSQMLLTTYMESSEKSVDQDEEVMKCLSPLEKQLLNQFTRIEIPGKRGRNVPILLTPQLKNYIDLLCRMRSEAGVHPNNRYLFARQYDSLGCHSGSQCLRLYAASCGAKSPGRLTSTNLRKHVATVSQFLNLNNNELDILADFLGHNINIHREYYRLPQATLQVCKISKLLLSLEQGDPNTCIFKGKSLDEIGTDVLVNDTSPDEEILGEPGENLPVINLPGVIEEANPAQELSELIIDQENMADNLAKSAATVPAASTRKPKQHKKWTTEEESAIHRALKKNYAERKVPLKDECIQAIQKEPALRNRSWRIIKDHVRNWIVRN, from the exons ggcatgcatacatgtagtgATGTGCCACATGAAATAGGTGTTCAGCCAACCAGCCTTCCTGATGGCATTGGAAGCATACATCATGCTGCTGAAAAAAAAGATGTTCTACCCGGTCTAGAAAGTTTCCCAGAGTCTCCAATGGACAGTGATGACATAGTCACAAGTGCAGTCTGTTCAGATATGGTTGTTGATGTCACTGAAAACAACTTGGCAGATCCTGACCGTTGTCCTGTATTTAATCCCGACACAACAAACAGTGCATTGCAATCAAAAGAAGTGACAGCCTGTGTGAAGAAAGGTATTGGTAGACCAGCTGATCCAGAGTGTGAAGGAAATGCTGTGCGTTCTGAGGAGGAGGAGAAAAATACTGAG ggcatgcatacatgtagtgATGTGCCACATGAAATAGGTGTTCAGCCAACCAGCCTTCCTGATGGCATTGGAAGCATACATCATGCTGCTGAAAAAAAAGATGTTCTACCCGGTCTAGAAAGTTTCCCAGAGTCTCCAATGGACAGTGATGACATAGTCACAAGTGCAGTCTGTTCAGATATGGTTGCCGATGTCACTGAAAACTACTTAGCAGATCCTGACCATTGTCCTGTATTAAATCCTGACACATCAAACAGTGCATTGCAATCAAAAGAAGTGACAGCCTGTATGAAGAAAGGTATTGGTAGACCAGCTGATCCAGAGTGTGAAGGAAATGCTGTGCGTTCTGAGGAGGAGGAGAAAAATACTGAG ggcatgcatacatgtagtgATGTGCCACATGAAATAGGTGTTCAGCCAACCAGCCTTCCTGATGGCATTGGAAGCATACATCATGCTGCTGAAAAAAAAGATGTTCTACCCGGTCTAGAAAGTTTCCCAGAGTCTCCAATGGACAGTGATGACATAGTCACAAGTGCAGTCTGTTCAGATATGGTTGTTGATGTCACTGAAAACAACTTGGCAGATCCTGACCGTTGTCCTGTATTTAATCCCGACACATCAAACAGTGCATTGCAATCAAAAGAAGTGACAGCCTGTATGAAGAAAGGTATTGGTAGACCAGCTGATCCAGAGTGTGATTCTGAGAAGGACGAAAATGGTATGAAAGTTCTTTCATCGCATCCTAGCAAGGAAGGCAATGATAGTGTCGCCAAACCAATCTGTCCATTTCTTCCTGAAAACAGTGTAAAAAAATCAGGACATCATAAAAGTCTACCACCACAATCACATACTGGGTCCCCTAAAAGTGATTCAGTAACTGAGAAGAGCAAGGAACTTAGGCCAGCTGATCCAGAATGTCCAAACATGCAGTCTTATGAGGTAAATGATACAGATCGTCTAGCTGTAATGGTTGTTCACCCATATGATGATGAATCAGATGTTCCAAGTGGTGAACCACACCTTCTTACTCCAATGATAGAAGACAATGATGGCAGTCGGGCTGACAGTGTAGCTGTTCTCAGTAGCAacaatgtgtacatgtatgataatCACAGTATTGATGATCATGTGTGTAGTGAGGATGATGATAACAGTGTCAATGACCCAGATTATCAGCCTTCTCATTCAGAATCCGGAGATACCATGAGTGACTTTTCAGAATCATTGCAAGATGAGCCATCCAAAGCtatgaaaatgagaaaacatgCTACCAGTAGATCATCAAAACATCACAAACAATCAGGGCCAGGAAGTCACTGTACCATTGGAGTAAAGCAAGCTAAAGCTAAAACAGAAACAGGAAAGAGGATTTGGGACAGAAAGCACTATTGTGTTTATTGCCATAAAGAAATGGGTAACCTGTATCGTCATTTTATACGAATTCACTCAAaggaaactgatgtggcctatGCCTTGAGTTTAAGTAACTACTCAGAACGAATTAAACAGCTGAAAAAACTAAAATACAAAGGAAACTTCCATCACAACTACATGGTTACAAAAACTGGTCGAGGGAAAGTGGTTCCATTCAAAAGACCATCCCATAGTTCTTTGAAGTCTGGCACAGACTACCTTCCATGTAAAGCATGTCTTGGATTTTACTCCAAAAAGGCAATTGGAAAACACTGGAGGACGTGTCAGTTTGCAAAAGAACAGAAAGAACAGACCAGTAAAGTAGATCAGAGAAGTCACAGGTACCAGAAAGCAGCATCATACCTACTACCTGTAGCAGACAGTACAAGTAGACAGGTGAAGGAAAAAGTGTTGCCCTCTATGAGACAAGATGATGTCACTCTGGCAGCAAGAAATGACCGGCTAATAATGACCTTTGCTGCCAGGTCATATGAACAAAATGCACATAAGAAAAAGATCAACAGCTTTGTGTCTGAACGAATCAGAACCTTAGGAAGACTCCTAATCCAAATGCGACAGATTGACAGCAGTATTAAAGAATTGGATGACTGTATATATCCTGCAAAGTTTAACTCTGTCATTCATGCAGTGAGATCCTTGGCGGGCTTCGACGAAGAAGCATCAACATACACAACTCCATCCCTGGGTTTGAAGAGTGGGTACTATCTCAAGGATTGTGCTCAAATTGTCTTAAGTCAGGCCATCCAATGTGACTCCAAATCAGATGAGGAAAGGGCCAACAGATTCATGGAACTCTATCGTCTTGAGTGGGAAAGGAAAGTCTCGGCTCATGCTGGACATACCCTTCAAGCAAGGAGATGCAACAAACCAAATCTGTTACCATTAACAGAAGATATCTTGAAGTTGACCAATAGGATTGATGACATAATGAGAAATACATCGAAGAACTTAAAAGAAAAGACTTTGATACAAGGCTCCTGGGCATCAATGTGCAAAGCAACTTTAGCGCAAGTCATCTTATTCAATCGAAGACGTGAAGGGGAAGTATCTCAAATGCTCCTCACCACATACATGGAGAGCAGTGAAAAGTCTGTGGATCAAGATGAAGAAGTGATGAAATGTCTATCTCCTTTGGAGAAACAATTATTAAACCAATTCACAAGAATTGAGATTCCTGGTAAAAGAGGCCGCAATGTGCCAATTTTGCTAACCCCCCAGTTGAAGAACTATATAGACTTACTCTGCAGAATGAGGTCAGAAGCTGGGGTGCATCCCAACAACCGCTATCTATTTGCACGTCAGTATGATTCGCTTGGATGCCATAGTGGTAGCCAGTGTCTTCGACTGTATGCAGCCAGCTGTGGAGCTAAAAGTCCAGGACGACTAACCTCAACAAATCTTCGCAAACATGTTGCAACTGTCTCACAGTTCCTCAATCTCAACAATAATGAATTGGACATACTTGCTGATTTCCTTGGACACAATATAAACATCCACAGAGAATACTACCGCCTTCCACAGGCAACCCTTCAAGTGTGCAAAATAAGTAAACTTCTTCTGTCCCTGGAGCAAGGAgatccaaatacatgtatattcaagGGAAAATCACTAGATGAAATAGGAACAGATG TTCTGGTAAATGACACTTCTCCAGATGAAGAGATTCTTGGAGAGCCTGGGGAAAACTTGCCCGTGATCAACCTTCCAGGGGTAATAGAAGAGGCCAACCCAGCACAGGAGTTGAGTGAACTGATCATTGATCAAGAGAATATGGCTGACAATCTTGCAAAGTCAG CTGCAACTGTTCCAGCTGCCTCTACTAGGAAGCCCAAACAACATAAAAAGTGGACTACTGAGGAGGAATCTGCGATTCACCGAGCTCTCAAGAAAAATTATGCTGAAAGAAAAGTTCCCTTGAAAGATGAATGTATACAAGCCATTCAAAAAGAGCCTGCTCTGCGTAACCGATCATGGCGCATCATCAAGGACCATGTCCGGAACTGGATTGTTAGAAATTAA